The Tenrec ecaudatus isolate mTenEca1 chromosome 14, mTenEca1.hap1, whole genome shotgun sequence genome contains a region encoding:
- the LYSMD2 gene encoding lysM and putative peptidoglycan-binding domain-containing protein 2: MADSSPARALREGGPRALRPGPVSPPRSRAGSGSESEEAELSLSLARTKTRSYGSTASVRAPLGAGAIERHVQHRVCAGDTLQGIALKYGVTMEQIKRANKLFTNDCIFLKKTLNIPVISEKPLLFNGLNSIDSPENETVDGSFSHGDEPQGTEADQSPPSPQETDAQPVQPAEVSAQDFLQRLDLQIKLSTQAAKKLKEESRDDDSPYATSLYHS, encoded by the exons ATGGCGGATTCCTCGCCCGCGCGGGCCCTGCGGGAAGGCGGCCCCCGCGCGCTGCGGCCCGGGCCCGTGTCGCCGCCGCGCTCCCGCGCCGGCTCCGGCTCCGAGTCGGAGGAGGCCGAGTTGTCGCTGAGCCTGGCCCGCACCAAGACCCGCTCGTACGGCAGCACGGCCAGCGTGCGGGCGCCGCTGGGCGCCGGCGCCATCGAGCGCCATGTGCAGCACCGGGTCTGCGCGGGCGACACGCTGCAGGGCATCGCGCTCAAGTACGGAGTCACG ATGGAGCAGATAAAAAGAGCAAACAAACTATTTACCAATGATTGTATCTTTCTGAAGAAAACGCTGAACATCCCTGTCATATCCGAGAAGCCTCTGTTGTTTAATGGACTGAACTCAATCGATTCTCCAGAAAATGAAACTGTTGATGGCAGTTTTTCCCATGGAGATGAGCCGCAGGGCACTGAGGCAGACCAgtcccctcccagccctcaggagaCTGACGCACAGCCGGTGCAGCCTGCGGAAGTGTCGGCCCAAGATTTCCTGCAGAGACTAGACTTGCAGATTAAGTTATCCACACAGGCAGCCAAGAAACTAAAAGAAGAAAGCAG AGATGACGACAGTCCCTATGCGACGTCCCTCTATCACAGTTAG
- the LOC142426393 gene encoding large ribosomal subunit protein eL29-like — translation MAKSKNHTMHNQSRKWHRNGIKKPRSQRYESLKGVDPKFLRNMRFAKKHNKKGLKKMQANNAKAVAARAEAIKDLVKPTEVKAKIPMGVNHKLSRLAYIAHPKLGKRARARIAKGLRLCRLKAKAQSKADAPAKATTPAQAPRGPQAPTK, via the coding sequence ATGGCCAAATCCAAGAATCACACCATGCACAACCAATCCCggaaatggcacagaaacggCATCAAGAAACCCCGGTCACAACGATACGAATCTCTTAAGGGGGTGGACCCCAAGTTCCTGAGGAACATGCGCTTCGCCAAGAAGCACAACAAGAAGGGCCTAAAGAAAATGCAGGCCAACAACGCCAAGGCTGTGGCTGCTCGCGCTGAGGCCATCAaggatcttgtgaagcccacagaggtcaagGCCAAGATCCCAATGGGCGTCAACCACAAGCTCAGCCGACTGGCCTACATTGCCCACCCCAAGCTTGGCAAGCGGGCTCGGGCACGTATTGCCAAGGGTCTGAGGCTCTGCCGGCTCAAGGCTAAGGCACAAAGCAAGGCTGATGCTCCAGCCAAGGCCACGACTCCAGCTCAAGCTCCCAGAGGCCCCCAGGCTCCCACAAAGTAG